The following is a genomic window from Solanum stenotomum isolate F172 chromosome 4, ASM1918654v1, whole genome shotgun sequence.
ATTAGGAGGACTAGTATTATTTAACTTTGGGTCAGGTGTGGGTTTGGGCCGGGCTGGTGGAGGCAACACCGGGCTTTCGGAGATGCTCCACGGGCTGGATTGTTCAGCTACGAGGAACTAATTTGGTGTAGTTTGTTTGCTAAAGCTTTGAGTCTCATGTTCTATTGGTCCAAAGAGTGaatttaaggagttgtttgtccATAGATTTTGTTTCAAacatttgaaataatatatggagattatttcaaatatttgcTTATCATACTGATCCATTATTTCAACTTCGAACTTGAAATAtggaatttgaagtttgaaaaaaCAGAGTTTTAAGAGTTTTTCAAGTTTAACTCACCAAAACTTCCAACTATGTTTTCATATCTAAATACAACTTCAACTTCCAAGTACCATTTGGTTAACTTAACGTCTgtttttttcttccaaatatCAACCAATTCATGCCCAAATGCCTACTAAGTATGGCTGAAGCAATGGAGTTGCAGCCTAAGGTTTGCAACTTCATGCCACATTCGTTAGGTGCAGGGTTCAATACCTACCGATGGCCATAGGCTGCAATTCAATACTGAATCTCTATGGTGCAAGGTTCAAATCCTACATATGGCTCTGTCTTAATCCAGAAACAGTATAAAACATCGTGTATACTTTGAAGCTCCACGACAAATCCATGGAGCCACCTTTATTTTGCTTGAAAGAACCTAAGGTGCAACATTAATATTTTGTTGTGGACCTAAGGTTACAAAGGATGCAAAACCCTTACCAGAAATGGATGGTGCAGTCAGCTCTGCTGTAGCCATTTCTTTCTTTACAAGGAAAGATCTTGGACTGATAGCACAGGAGGGTTTTCTCTAAAACAGACCGAGGAGTGAATGAGGTGTGATTTTAGACTTATCAAAGATATAATATGTCAAGCTGTTAAGGATATCAAAAGAGACACTGGTTTACAGAGGGAGGACGAAGAAAGAGAAttcatattgatttttttaacacAAAAGAATCTTAGTTTCCTGAGACTCGTTACAGAAAATGCACACAcacccacacccacacccacacccacGATGGTGTTACTTTCGGGAATGTGTTTTGTGTGTTCGCACTTCTTTTCTTCAGTTCacaatatatatgatttttgttttctttctccTTTATTGTTATATTATACAGATAATTGATAAGTGTTGTGCTTCCCACAGCCTTGAGCTTCTGGATATTGATGGCGACCCCAGAAACCACAGCTACTCCAGCAACCCCCACTGAGAATAATGAGATAGTGCCGAAAAATGAGATGATTCATGAGCATGGTGATGAAATGGTGCCGCAAAATGAGATGATACATGAGCACAGCCATGAGATTGTGCCGGAAAATGAGATGATACATGAGCACAGCCCTGAGATTGTGCCGGAAAAGGAGATGATACATGAGCATAGTCACGAGATTGTGCCGGAAAATGAGATGATACATGAGCACAGTCACGAGATAGTGCCGCAAAATGAGATGATACATGAGCATAGTCATGAGATGGTGCCAGAAAATGAGATGACACATGAGCACAGTCACGCGATGGTGCGGGAAAATGAGATGACACATGAGCATAATCACGAGATGGTGCGGGAAAATGAGATGACACATGAGCATAATCACGAGATGGTGCGGGAGAATGAGATGACACATGAGCATACTCACGAGATGGTGCCAGAACATGAGATGATGCATGAACATAGTCATGAGATGGTGCCGGAACATGAGATGATGCATGAACATAGTCATGAGATGATACCGGAACATGAGATGATGCATGAACATCATATGGTGCTTGGGAATGAGATAGTCCCCAGCAATGAGATGATCCCACTAAATGAGATGGTCCTTGCTGAACCACAACCCAACTATATAGAAACACCTCCAAACAATCCAGAAACACAGCCCAGCAAGCGTAGGAAGAAGAAGTCAATAGTTTGGGAACACTTCACCATTGAAAACGTTGGCGGTGGAACTAGAAGGGCACAATGTAAGCAGTGCAAGCAATCATTTGCATATAGTACAGGTTCAAAAGTAGCTGGCACTAGTCACCTGAAACGCCATATTGCCAAAGGAACCTGTCCAGTAGTCCTACGTAACCAACAGAACAATCAATTGAGCCCGTATAGTACACCTCCTAAGATGAGTGGATATGGTGGTAGTACTGATGCACCAAAACGGCGTTATAGGACTGCATCTGCTCCTTACCTTGCTTTTGATCCTGACCGGTGCCGTCAAGAGATCTCTAAGATGATCATCATGCACGACTATCCCCTTCACATGGTTGAGCATCCAGGCTTTCTTGCTTTTGTTCAGAATCTTCAACCTCGTTTTGATATGGTGAGCTTCAACACTGTGCAAGGAGATTGTGTGGCAACTTATCTCAGAGAGAAGCAAGCCATTCAGAAGGTGATTGAGGGAGTGCCTGGGCGTATCTGCTTAACGCTAGATATGTGGTCCTCCTGCTACACTGTGGGCTATGTGTTCATAACCGGGCAGTATATTGACAGTGAGTGGAAAATTCACAGGAAAATACTCAATATCATCATGGAACCATATCCAGATTCTGAGACGGCTTTCAGCCACGCTGTTGCCGCTTGCCTTTCTGACTGGAGTATGGAAGGTAAGTTATTTTCTGTCACTATTAATCAACCGTTGGGTGATGCTGCTGTTGATAATCTTAGAGCTTTACTATCTGTGAAGAACCCGCTTGTGCTCAATGGTCAGTTGTTGGTCGGAAGTTGTCTTGCTCGAACTTTAAGCAGCATTGCCCAAGGTGCATTTAAGCTTTTGCAAGAAACTGTTAAGAAAGTAAGAGATAGCGTCAAGTATGTGAAAACATCAGAATTTCACGAGGAAAAGTTTATTGAGCTCAAACAGCAGCTTCAAGTGCCAAGCACAAAGACTTTGGCTCTTGATGACCAAACTCAATGGAACACAACATATGAGATGTTGTTAGCTGCATCAGAGTTAAAGGAAGTGTTTTCCTGCTTGGATACATCTGATCCCGATTACAAGGATGCCCTGACAATGGAAGATTGGAAGCAAGTTGAGGTTCTTTGTACTTACTTGAAAATCCTCTTCGACACCGCCAATCTTCTGACCGCACCAACAATTCCAACAACCAACACATTCTTCCATGAAGCATGGAAGATTCAATTGGAACTGGCTCGTGCTGCAGTAAGTGAAGATCCATCCATAAGCAGTCTTACCAAAACAATGCAAGAGGAGTTTGATAAATACTGGAAGAGTTGTTGTCTAATATTAGCTATTGCCGTAGTAATGGATCCACGCTTCAAAATGAAACTTGTCGAATTcagttttacaaaaatatatggTGAAGAAGCTGCCACCTATGTGAAGTTCGTTGAGGAGGGAATCCACGAGCTCTTCCTTGAATACGTGGCACTTCCTCTGCCTCTGACCCCAGCTTATGCTGAAGAGGTAAATGATGGGACTTTGAAGCAGGAGAATGGTGGGGGCGGACTTACAGATTTTGATGCCTACATTATGGAGACAACAAGCCAGCAGTCAAGGTCAGAACTTGATCAATATTTGGATGAGTCCTTGTTGCCTCGTGTTCACGAGTTTGACGTTGTGGGGTGGTGGAAACTGAACAGAATGAAGTACCCAACTCTGTCAAAAATGGCTCGTGACATCTTGTCCGTTCCAGTTTCTACTGTAACAGCCGATTCTGTGTTTAGCACGGTAGGCAAAGAGATGGATCGCTACAGGTGTTCCTTGCGACCTGAGACCGTGGAGGCCCTCATCTGCGCCAAGGATTGGCTTCAAAATGCATCAGTAAATACTTTACATGCACCAATAAAAATGGAAGTCCCGATTTAAGTTTTTTCTGTGATGTTAAATACTTGTCTAGAATAGCCTTTGTAGCTGATTTCTGTTTTCTTTGAGACTGTTATAACATTTGTCTCCTCCTCCCTGTCATCCGAGAATCGACTTTCTTGTATCATAATTTGGTATCACTAGAGACTTACTGGAGAGTTTAGTTGCGATTTTCGATGTCTTTTTTCGTTAGCGTCTGAATGCATGAAAGCAGTTTTATACATGAGTATGTATGTTTTTACAGTTGTGTTGCTTATCTATGTTCTATATGCAGAACACAAATCCCTTGCATTATGGAGTTGATTATCTTGGTATAAAATTGTTATATTAGCTGCATTTTTTTGTGTTATGCTTTTTACAGTAACAACTATGCCTCAATCCTAAACATGTCGGAGTTCACCATAGGAATTTTTACTTTTGCCATATGATTACATGCTGTTAATGTCTTTCCATCTAGGCTCATCTCATTTTTGTGCTTGGGCCAATGAAACTCGGGGCCGTGGAATCAAACACTGATACTTGTAGGTCAACAATATTGACAAACTTCTTAGGACCCCACACTTTAAC
Proteins encoded in this region:
- the LOC125862385 gene encoding zinc finger BED domain-containing protein DAYSLEEPER-like translates to MATPETTATPATPTENNEIVPKNEMIHEHGDEMVPQNEMIHEHSHEIVPENEMIHEHSPEIVPEKEMIHEHSHEIVPENEMIHEHSHEIVPQNEMIHEHSHEMVPENEMTHEHSHAMVRENEMTHEHNHEMVRENEMTHEHNHEMVRENEMTHEHTHEMVPEHEMMHEHSHEMVPEHEMMHEHSHEMIPEHEMMHEHHMVLGNEIVPSNEMIPLNEMVLAEPQPNYIETPPNNPETQPSKRRKKKSIVWEHFTIENVGGGTRRAQCKQCKQSFAYSTGSKVAGTSHLKRHIAKGTCPVVLRNQQNNQLSPYSTPPKMSGYGGSTDAPKRRYRTASAPYLAFDPDRCRQEISKMIIMHDYPLHMVEHPGFLAFVQNLQPRFDMVSFNTVQGDCVATYLREKQAIQKVIEGVPGRICLTLDMWSSCYTVGYVFITGQYIDSEWKIHRKILNIIMEPYPDSETAFSHAVAACLSDWSMEGKLFSVTINQPLGDAAVDNLRALLSVKNPLVLNGQLLVGSCLARTLSSIAQGAFKLLQETVKKVRDSVKYVKTSEFHEEKFIELKQQLQVPSTKTLALDDQTQWNTTYEMLLAASELKEVFSCLDTSDPDYKDALTMEDWKQVEVLCTYLKILFDTANLLTAPTIPTTNTFFHEAWKIQLELARAAVSEDPSISSLTKTMQEEFDKYWKSCCLILAIAVVMDPRFKMKLVEFSFTKIYGEEAATYVKFVEEGIHELFLEYVALPLPLTPAYAEEVNDGTLKQENGGGGLTDFDAYIMETTSQQSRSELDQYLDESLLPRVHEFDVVGWWKLNRMKYPTLSKMARDILSVPVSTVTADSVFSTVGKEMDRYRCSLRPETVEALICAKDWLQNASVNTLHAPIKMEVPI